The genomic interval ATCTACCATATTGTTGACCCATACAAGGTCATCACCACGGTAGGTCCGGGCACGATGTTCGAGAATAACGGTATCATCCCCAAAGCCGAGCCGGTTCTCAGACAGGCCCTGGGGGAGCTTTCCACTGAGCAGTTCTACAATAGTCCGCTGCGTTACGAGAAGTCGCTGAAGGCCAAAAAGATCCTGGATGCCCAGCTCAGGCCGAAGGGGATCGCGGTTGACTATGTCCTGGTGCGCTACTTCCGGTACAGCGATGAAATCCAGAAGAACATAGAGGCGAAGAAACTCCAGGATCAGCTTGTCTTCAAGAACCAGGCGGAAAAGAAGGCGGCCGAGGAGGGCGCCAAGGTCAAAAAGGTCATCGGCGAGGGGGAGGCGGACATCAAGGTCAAGCTGCAGGAAGGGGATGCCTACCGGGTCAAGCGGCTGGCGGAGCGGGATCTCTATGTCAGGACCAAGCACGCTGAAGGTGACCTGAAGGTCAAACTGGCCGAGGCCAGAAAAACGGACCTCAAAAA from Deltaproteobacteria bacterium carries:
- a CDS encoding SPFH domain-containing protein, whose protein sequence is MPSKGAKILIPVIVLLILVGLGYNLLLVYVGPNQYGIKEVKIGLTRGIQKKIYKTGLQFVLPMGFERMYLFPRDLQVFEMTNTPTRATRLHRYTKAAHIQTSDGFFVDVDLAIIYHIVDPYKVITTVGPGTMFENNGIIPKAEPVLRQALGELSTEQFYNSPLRYEKSLKAKKILDAQLRPKGIAVDYVLVRYFRYSDEIQKNIEAKKLQDQLVFKNQAEKKAAEEGAKVKKVIGEGEADIKVKLQEGDAYRVKRLAERDLYVRTKHAEGDLKVKLAEARKTDLKNAALRGSGSERLVGLEMAEVYKGLDLIVLSSDGKQGVNPLDLQKTLQMFGVRKGARP